DNA from Candidatus Tanganyikabacteria bacterium:
CGCGCGTGCACCAGGCTGTCGGCAAACTGGCTGGCGCTGCCGCCGAACGGGGAATCGAAGACCCCCAGTTTCGGGAGCACCTCGAGCAGTACCTCGGGTGCCACGAGGCCGGCCTCGACCAGAATGTCGACGAGCCGCTTGTTGTGCTGCTTTCGCTGGATCTCCAGGGCGCGCCGGAGATCGGCCGGAGACACGATCCCGTGCTCGAGCAGGTAGTCGCCGAGGCCCCCGCCGGGCCTCACGTGCTTTCCAGGGCCGCCTTGCATTGGTCCATGTTACACGGCCGTGGCCGGCAGGCCGAAGCCTTGCGCCCCGCGGGCAACAAGCGTATGGTAAGTGTATGGCACGAAAGTTGTCGACCACCGTACGGCTGGATCCTGAGGATGTCGAGGCGTTGGAGCGAGCGCGTGCGGCCGGTCTTTCGGCCTCCGAGTTGATCCGTAAGGGCCTCCGCGTGGTGGCATCCCGCTACTACCGCAATCGCCGGCCCCCTTCGACCGGTATCTTCGTCTCGGTTGATCTCAAGCTAGGTGACGAATCAGAGTTGTTCGGCGAATTCAATCCTTGAACCCGCCAATCGTAGTTGACACAGGAGGCCTTTTGCGGGCCCTCGCTCGAACGCCGGACGGCATGGCAACCTGGCCGGAGTTCGCCAGGGAACTCCGTGAAGCGGCAGCTGTCGTGGTACCTCCCCTGATCCTCTCCGAGGTGGACTACTTCCTGGCCAAGGATCGCGTGGCCGCACGCAGGCTGCTGGCGGAAGTCCTGGATCCTGCCACGACCTACGAGCTGGAGCCCCTTCTGCCCGAAGATCTTGTGCGGGCCCTTCAACTGGATGCCAAGTTCGGCTCGCTCGAACTCGGCCTGGTGGATGCCTCGGTCGCGGCGGTCGCGGAGCGTCGGGGTATCTACCGCGTGCTCACGACCGACCACAACGACTTCGGCCCCGTGCGGATCGGTCCGCAGTACCGGCAGCCGCTTGTCCTCCTACCGTAACGTGCTGCCGGTCGGCGGCAGATCCAGCGCGTTCAGGTGCCGCGCCGGTAGACGCCGCGTTCCCGGGTCAGCAGGCCGTGGCCGATCAGTTCGCGACGCAAGGTCGCGAAGTCGGGATGATGGCGGCCGATGACGGCGTTGACCTCGCGCTCCGGGTAGGGGCGATCGGACTCGAACTTCGCGGCCAGCCAGCGCAGCACGACCTCGCGCTTCTTGC
Protein-coding regions in this window:
- a CDS encoding ribbon-helix-helix protein, CopG family; its protein translation is MSTTVRLDPEDVEALERARAAGLSASELIRKGLRVVASRYYRNRRPPSTGIFVSVDLKLGDESELFGEFNP
- a CDS encoding PIN domain-containing protein; its protein translation is MRALARTPDGMATWPEFARELREAAAVVVPPLILSEVDYFLAKDRVAARRLLAEVLDPATTYELEPLLPEDLVRALQLDAKFGSLELGLVDASVAAVAERRGIYRVLTTDHNDFGPVRIGPQYRQPLVLLP